One Cyanobacteriota bacterium DNA window includes the following coding sequences:
- a CDS encoding N-acetylmuramoyl-L-alanine amidase: MAQPITKIYLHWSATDYNWASPGTYHTVVQGNGAVRRLAGYDQPLHGHTHGRNSHAVSLCLACMGGDGWSSYPPRREQIDSLCREVANLAYRLGWTPEHVSIQRILTQAEAAANRDFPLEAARQVSGWSKPTSTVQAEEYSRRARLLGLPHENFGPTAWFDDWPTGYQERWGLWQLSPSDRPGEGGFRLRDMIRQYLQQAAIDARRSPRLRDVNLYINNRIAGRAWILTDNRAYAQLSTLTAAYGITTTWSAAKGYANLKTTQYQVKYLAAAPIFLGFPSVDIYLNRPEDASGVAIVDSQVLTRPFMQGLVIDNALWVSLADFCQELGIAIRVASDLSIYLGVSEPPPPPPTPAPAPAAPARPSDILRLCDIYLGETTFLSKGYLLADNRCYVKLANLATAYGFRLTWNGRGRYLNVISNRLQANYLEDAQPVSGYAIVPIFLNRPEDAQGNPIDSPQTPARPFMQGIIMENSAFVAIAEFCRELGITIRVDPDFSIHLGSIPQPPTPQPLTSGSGTTGSNGRMSVMPPYIVTPPPTTPAPPPTTPPSTPPTSQSPTPPTAPPSTPPTSQSPTPPTAPPSTPPTSQS, translated from the coding sequence ATGGCGCAACCCATTACCAAGATCTATCTCCATTGGTCTGCAACCGACTACAACTGGGCATCTCCGGGTACTTATCATACTGTTGTGCAAGGTAATGGTGCAGTGCGTCGCCTAGCTGGATATGACCAGCCACTTCATGGTCATACCCACGGTCGCAATAGTCATGCCGTTAGTCTCTGTCTGGCTTGCATGGGTGGTGATGGCTGGTCAAGCTATCCCCCTAGACGTGAGCAAATTGATAGCCTCTGTCGAGAAGTTGCTAACCTTGCCTATCGCCTAGGGTGGACACCGGAACATGTTTCTATCCAACGCATCTTGACCCAAGCAGAAGCCGCTGCTAATCGAGACTTTCCCTTAGAGGCAGCTCGACAAGTGTCTGGGTGGAGTAAGCCCACCTCTACAGTTCAAGCAGAGGAATACAGTCGCCGCGCTCGGTTGCTGGGGTTACCTCATGAAAACTTTGGCCCCACGGCTTGGTTTGATGATTGGCCCACAGGTTACCAAGAGCGATGGGGCTTGTGGCAACTGAGTCCCTCAGATCGTCCTGGTGAAGGGGGTTTTCGGTTACGAGATATGATTCGGCAATATTTACAGCAGGCAGCCATTGACGCAAGACGATCCCCCAGACTGCGTGACGTTAACCTCTATATTAATAACCGCATTGCTGGCAGGGCTTGGATCCTGACAGATAATCGCGCCTATGCCCAGTTGTCCACCCTAACGGCAGCCTATGGCATTACCACGACGTGGAGTGCAGCTAAGGGCTATGCCAACCTGAAAACAACGCAGTACCAAGTGAAGTATCTAGCGGCTGCACCGATATTTTTAGGGTTTCCATCTGTTGATATATATCTAAATCGCCCAGAGGATGCTTCAGGGGTTGCTATCGTTGACTCTCAGGTATTGACTCGTCCCTTCATGCAAGGTCTAGTGATTGATAATGCTCTTTGGGTGAGCTTGGCAGACTTTTGTCAGGAATTGGGTATCGCCATTCGAGTTGCCTCAGACTTGTCAATTTATCTAGGTGTATCTGAGCCGCCACCGCCACCACCGACACCTGCTCCTGCACCAGCAGCACCCGCTAGACCATCGGATATTTTGCGCCTTTGTGACATCTACTTGGGTGAAACCACTTTTTTAAGTAAGGGTTACCTGTTAGCCGACAACCGCTGCTATGTGAAATTGGCAAACTTGGCAACTGCCTATGGTTTTCGCTTGACCTGGAATGGCAGAGGGCGGTATCTGAATGTCATTAGTAATCGCCTTCAGGCCAACTATCTTGAAGATGCACAACCGGTATCGGGCTATGCCATAGTGCCGATATTCTTGAATCGGCCAGAAGATGCTCAGGGCAACCCGATCGACTCTCCTCAGACTCCTGCTCGTCCGTTCATGCAGGGCATTATTATGGAGAACTCTGCATTCGTAGCGATCGCTGAATTTTGTCGTGAGTTAGGCATTACGATCCGCGTCGATCCTGATTTCTCTATTCACCTGGGTTCCATACCTCAGCCACCAACACCTCAGCCGCTAACATCTGGGTCTGGTACTACTGGCTCTAACGGTAGGATGAGCGTCATGCCCCCCTATATTGTCACCCCACCCCCTACTACCCCAGCGCCACCACCAACCACACCGCCGTCTACACCACCGACTTCACAGTCACCCACACCGCCAACTGCGCCGCCGTCTACACCACCGACTTCACAGTCACCCACACCGCCAACTGCGCCGCCGTCTACACCACCGACTTCACAGTC
- a CDS encoding TrkA family potassium uptake protein: MNLASLSFFRHLREGNRQFAVIGLGRFGRAVCSTLHHTGYEVLAADSEETRVAQVLADHIASHAVQIDSTQLVALKEAGITDFDTVIVSIGNYVEASVITTMNLKEAGVPNVVAKASSEIHEKLLKKVGADHVVFPEHEMGCTLARSLTKPGILDRFELDPDHSIVEVITPAEFDHRTIAELQLRNRYGLNLLAIVNDGHVEVNPEPSRRLQKGSVMVVIGSNKGIEKLPI, encoded by the coding sequence ATGAACTTAGCCTCCCTAAGCTTCTTTCGACATCTGCGAGAAGGAAATCGACAATTTGCTGTCATTGGTTTAGGTCGTTTTGGCAGGGCTGTATGCAGCACCTTGCATCATACGGGGTACGAAGTATTGGCTGCCGACTCAGAAGAAACGCGGGTTGCACAAGTGCTAGCTGACCATATTGCGTCTCATGCTGTTCAAATCGACTCAACACAATTGGTTGCCTTAAAAGAAGCAGGTATCACGGATTTTGATACGGTGATTGTGAGCATTGGCAATTATGTAGAAGCCAGTGTCATTACCACCATGAACTTGAAAGAGGCTGGCGTTCCTAATGTGGTTGCCAAGGCTTCCTCAGAAATTCATGAAAAGCTCTTAAAGAAGGTTGGGGCTGACCATGTGGTGTTTCCAGAGCATGAAATGGGCTGCACGTTGGCTCGATCGTTGACGAAACCAGGAATTCTTGATCGCTTCGAGTTGGATCCTGACCATAGTATTGTGGAAGTGATCACCCCCGCCGAGTTTGATCATCGGACAATTGCAGAACTACAACTACGCAACCGTTATGGCTTAAACCTATTAGCGATCGTTAACGATGGCCATGTTGAGGTGAACCCAGAACCAAGCCGCCGACTCCAAAAAGGCTCAGTTATGGTAGTTATTGGATCTAACAAAGGCATTGAAAAATTGCCAATCTAG